The region GCTGTTGCAATACTTTTTATCTCTCTTAGCCCGATACGAGTGACCGCCTGATTAATACCCTCAACTTTTACTGCTCGCCCCATCAAGGCGCTATTGGCGACTTTCAAGAGCCCAAGTGAAAGCGCCGGATCTTGTGCAATAATAGTACTCATTTGATGTAAATCGACATCGGGATCGTCTGCGGCTTTTCTTACCTTTAGTGCTATTTCAGGTAAGGTTGGTAGTAATAGTGCATCGTGTTTTATTTTTTCTACCAAAATGGTGTACAAGGCATTTTCCGAAGACATGAATTATCCTTATGTTTTGATACCCTTAACTGAAAAAGTAGCACAAATCTTATGGCTTGGACGAGATAAATTTTATCGATTTTCGTTATTCACCACTGGTAGATAAGCGATAAGACAATATGAAAAATTCCCTACTGGCCAGCAAAATTTGATGTAAATCAATTTTTCTCTAGATAAGTCCCTTCACTGGTGACTTGGGCTTGCCGTATAAATTCTGATCGCTAGAATGCGCGAACTTATTTCTTCCAAGAAGTTGTTATATGTTTAAGCCAGAACTGTTATCACCGGCAGGAAGCCTTAAAAACATGCGTTATGCCTTTGCTTACGGTGCGGATGCCGTCTATGCAGGCCAACCGAGATACTCGTTACGGGTGCGAAACAACGAATTTAATCACCAGAACTTAGCTCAGGGTATCCAAGAAGCCCACCAGTTGGGTAAAAAGTTCTACGTGGTTAACAATATTGCGCCACACAATAGTAAGTTAAAAACGTTTATCAAAGATCTCGAGCCTGTTATCAAAATGCAGCCTGATGCCATGATTATGTCAGACCCTGGCCTGATCATGATGACCAAAGAAGCGTTCCCAGACATGCCATTGCATTTGTCTGTGCAAGCTAATGCGGTTAATTGGGCAACGGTTAAGTTTTGGCAGCAACAAGGGATTGACCGCGTTATCTTATCGCGAGAACTATCGCTGGATGAAATAGAAGAAATCCGCATGCGCTGCCCTGAAATGGAAATTGAAGTTTTCGTTCACGGTGCGCTGTGCATGGCATACTCAGGCCGCTGCTTACTATCGGGCTATATGAACAAGCGCGACCCTAATCAGGGAACGTGTACAAACGCTTGTCGCTGGAACTACAATGTGCATGCTGCCACGCAAACCGAAACTGGTGACGTCATCGCAACCTCGCCTGTTGAATTTGATCCGCAGGCGGGTAACAACTTCAATGACGTGGTGCTGATTCAGGAGCAACACAAGCCTGACGAGTACATGCCTGCGTTTGAAGATGAGCATGGCACTTATATTATGAATTCTAAAGACTTGCGCGCTGTTGAACACGTTGAGCGACTGGTCAAAATGGGGGTTCATTCACTAAAAATTGAAGGCCGCACTAAGTCATTCTATTACTGTGCGCGCACCGCTCGCGTTTACAATCAAGCAATTTTAGATGCCATGGCAGGTCAGTCTTTCAATCAACACCTTAACGGTGAGCTAGAGCACTTAGCACATCGCGGCTATACCGCAGGCTTCTTGCAGCGCCACAAACACACAGAAACACAAAACTACGATTACGGCTACTCAAAGAGTGATACCCAGCAATTTGTGGGAGAAGTGATTGGCCGCAACGAAGACAATGGCTTGATCGAAATTGAAGTCAAAAATAAGTTCTTAGTTGGCGACGAACTTGAACTAATGACGCCGCAGGGCTGTAAAACCTTTACCTTGACTCATATGGAGTCAACTAAAGGCGAGGTTATCCGCGATGCCAAAGGCTCTGGTCATATCGTTCATATCTCCTTGGACACTGAGATGGATCTGGCGTTTGGCATTTTAATGCGCAACTTAGAAGCTGACGAAACTACTCGTCACCCATTCTCACAAAATCAAGCGGCAGTTTAATTTAACTGCCGCTCAGTTGTTTTGTTTAAGCGCAACTGTGGATGCAAGTACTAAGTGTGATTAGCCA is a window of Thalassotalea euphylliae DNA encoding:
- the trhP gene encoding prephenate-dependent tRNA uridine(34) hydroxylase TrhP; the encoded protein is MFKPELLSPAGSLKNMRYAFAYGADAVYAGQPRYSLRVRNNEFNHQNLAQGIQEAHQLGKKFYVVNNIAPHNSKLKTFIKDLEPVIKMQPDAMIMSDPGLIMMTKEAFPDMPLHLSVQANAVNWATVKFWQQQGIDRVILSRELSLDEIEEIRMRCPEMEIEVFVHGALCMAYSGRCLLSGYMNKRDPNQGTCTNACRWNYNVHAATQTETGDVIATSPVEFDPQAGNNFNDVVLIQEQHKPDEYMPAFEDEHGTYIMNSKDLRAVEHVERLVKMGVHSLKIEGRTKSFYYCARTARVYNQAILDAMAGQSFNQHLNGELEHLAHRGYTAGFLQRHKHTETQNYDYGYSKSDTQQFVGEVIGRNEDNGLIEIEVKNKFLVGDELELMTPQGCKTFTLTHMESTKGEVIRDAKGSGHIVHISLDTEMDLAFGILMRNLEADETTRHPFSQNQAAV